TTCAGCTTCTTTTTTACATCGGTCGTCTTAAGAAAaggtaataaaataaaataaagtgagCATAAATTAGTGAGTCAAACATCGCAAACAACCAAACCCGAAAGTCCCACAGATACACGCTGTAAAACTGCTCCATCATCGCTATGCTGGTGCTGTGGTGGGAGCGTACCAGTCGGTCCAGGCTGGTTCCGGCCGCGGTGGTGGGCCTGGCGTCGGGGCTGTAGGGGCGGAAGCGACCGGTGAAACCCGTCTCCTTCACAGAGCGCTGTGTCCGGGCGACCTTGGCGGGCCGGGGCTGACCACATCCCTGGAAGATCTGCAGAAGGCACCCGGAGAATAGGTCAGCGGCATccagtggtgtgtgcgtgtgtcgacATAGAgctatgtatatttatttatgttatcCTCTTCAGAAGGAGAGAAGCACTGACCTTCTGCGACACTTGCATGCTGTTCTCCTGCATGTTCATGATAGCCTCGGAGATCTTCACGTCGATGGGGTCCATGACGGACTCAAAGTTGAAGGGCCCCTCGAGCCGGTCTGCCAAACCGAGCATGGCATCTGGACAATGACacaaaaaagcaacaacaaaaatacatttaattcatGCAGATGGATTCAATTGCATTCAAGAAGAATGCCTTCGGTTGCCCTTACGTGTAACGAACACTAGGGGGAGGCACTGTGCTGTGTGCTAAGAGGGAGCAGACTTGAGATGGAGCCTGTGGGGGCAGCTGGGATAGGAATGCAGAGCTCTGTTTCAGGCGCAGGGAAGCTGCCACACAGAACAAACCTGAGGCCGCCTGCCACACAGGCTGTCAGCACACCAACTGAACATAACCGTCTGGTTGAACACCTTGTTCCACTCTCCGTTTCTAAAAACCTCTTGCCGCTTGAAGAGCCTGAATTATACGGTTTTCAAGTATCTTATCTGAGCAAACTTGATAATAATCATACACATTTTCTGAATGCATGGGAATAATTCGGTACTATAATGCATGATACTGTTAAGTACTGAAGCCATAAACATTACATGGGCAAAGATTTGAGGTAGATGCAAGAAAGTGAACGAATATTTGACTTAAACTTCTTCTTTCTTCCATCCAAATGTATCAACGGTCAGAACAAATATATCAGTCTAACGACGAAATAAAGAAGAACTTAATTCCACTAACAATTCCCTTATTGGTCAACCAACCCATCCGCATGCTAGTCAATTGTCCAACCAAAGAACCAGTACCGGTACCTTTAGTTTGAGAATTGActagcagaagaagaaaaaccaGAAGAACCATATCTGAAGAAGAACCATAGGAACCATAAGGTTCTTCTCTGGTACCTTTGGTTGGAGAATTGACTGTGAGCCGGATACTAAAATACAATTTGTTGAGTTGGGACTCACCGACAAAGTTGTTCCACTCGGTGTCCAGGTCGGCCTGGTTGGCCAGGCAGCCCCGCATCACGTTGAGGCAGTAGTTCTGGCAGGGCTTCAGGGCCACCTGGCCCGAGCAGTAGGGACAGTACAGCATCTTCATGGAGGCCCGCACGCAGCTGGGAGACGCCGTGaccttgagggggggggggacagaggtgTGACCCGGTTAGCACTTGACACAACACATCCGGACTGGACACACCGGGCGTCACATCTGGACCCTGAATGCACTGGCTCTCTTGTGGGCCGTTGGACTCGAGTTTGTTTTAATCAAAAGAGGGGTACAGTAAAAACGACTGAATTTGTTTTATCATGTTAATCCGAAACTCTAACCCGTGAAGGAGCCACTGCTGTTATGGTGAAACTAAACATGAGCTAGTGTTGAATTGCACATCTAAGGAGTTGACGTAATCAGATAAATATACGCTGCACACACATAaagtgtcacacacacgcacacattgataTTCAATTTCAATCGAGTCCTGGAGCGGAAAAGCCCACACCTCTGCCTCCTACGTTGCCATATTATACCTCGACACACGGTCAAACTGGTTCTTCTCAACtcgtcaaacacacaaaaaagatcCCTGCGCTCGGCGATGACAAATCAGGGTATGACAAAAGCCTTGCATTCTACATTCAGCCTAGGGCGACGGTTTTACCTTCCACTAATTCGCGATCAACCCCTCATTACACACAGTGAGCACAGGACAAGCCCAGTGGTGTACATAACTCTTAAGGCTGACGTCCCCTTAATCAAAAATTGAATGGAGGCCGTGTTTcatttctttcccccccctgtGGAAGACCGCAACACCGACAAGGCAGCCTCTCCCGGCAACTCGCTAGACAAACTATActcaagagagacacagagagagagagagccagacacagagagagacagagtcaaagacggggaaagagagagagacggcgagggagagagacagagacagagagtgagagatacacagagagaaacacagacacagagtgagacggagagagacagcaacagacaaagagagagagagagagagacagacagacagggagagacagagggagaggggcagagagagagagacagtcaaagaaagaaacacagagacacagagtgagacggagagagacagagacagagagacagtcacagagagaaacacagagtgagacagagagacagagggagacagagagtcagacacagagagaaacacagagggagacagagagagaggcagagagacagagagagaggcagagagacagagagagacacggaggcacagagacacaggccgagagagacccccccccccaaccccccaactCCTCACTTACCGTGGACACTCGGTTGACCACATCGGGCATAAGTGCCAGGCCGCGGGTGAAGGTGCGTGCCGCCACGAAGGCCCGCGtcagctggaggcggagcttgcGCGGCACGTcgccgaagggctgcagctggtCGGTGTGGCGGCTGACGCACTCCATGTAGGAGCTGGTGAAGTCGTACTGCACGTTGACCAGCCGCAGCATGCGCTCCAGCAGGTCGGCCCAGAACTCCGACAGCATGGCGTCCAGGTCGACGCCGGCGCTGCCCAACAGGTAGTAGCGCTTGAGCGAGGCGAAGAAGTTCTTGAAGAGCTCCGCGTTCTGCACGTACATCATGCCGTACGTGCGCACGAACATGCTGTTGAGCGAGCGCTCGGCGTTCTCCAGCAGCTCGCGGAAGAACTCTGGAGACACGatagaaggggggaggggggggagaggaggaggggggggagagggggattaGTTTGAGTGAAGGAGACTCAAAGCAAAGTAACGCATTGCATTTAAAATATCGGTAACTACACTACTTTACTAGACTATAGTAACACGCTTGAGAAGGCTGCTCTTGCCtgcaagagggtgagaggaagtCACACTTACGATGTCATAGCTTGCGAAATAGATCAGGTTCATTCAGCCTTTGGAccacataaagtaacagcatgTGTCACCGCCGCTTAAGTGCATTCGTTTTAATTGTATGGGATAAGGTGACcttttcatatttttcattgaccacttaatttttgttctcatgtttcccaaagcctgtgttttgaaacttgTGTGTTGCTACGGATTGACCTCACCATAGCCTACTCTATCCTGTTGTTTGCAGATTTTTTTCAGTGAGGCATTTATTTGTGCAGACAGGGATATAGTTTCATAATCgtttatatatagatgtatacaaTAAACCCGAAGTGATGGTAGGGCTATGATGTTGGTCCATTTATCTACAGTAAAGTAAGAAACgggaaagtaaagtaataagtagtgaagttacttttcaaatgcagtaactagtaaagtaatctcattacaatttacagaagtaactagtaataagtaactaattacttttttgaaTAACTACCCCAACACTGACTCTTGTTAATAAactatgataatgataatgataatacaaCAATTGAATAACATTACATCTAGACTTAAATAAGGACCAACACAGGCCGTCTTAAACTGCATCCTATCAAGGAGCGGCGGAAGGATGGGTTTGAGCTCCATGATCGGACCAACAGAACCATCTGCAGCCGTGCTTTAAAAGGCGATGCTCGATGGAATCAGATTGAGGACTTTTCCATGCGAATCCCGTGCCAACATTTTGACAACTTCTTCAGCCAGCCGGGGCAAATACAGTCAGAGCCATAACGATAATCACTTTGGAAAGAAAAGGACATGCGGCCAGGAAATTATTTTGGGACGGGAGAGACAGCCAGGGCCAACTAGACTAGAGGAgtgggtgcgggggggggggggagtgggtgaggaggggaggaggaggaggaggaggaggaggagccgggcaaCTCCATCAAACAGAGGAGCAGCACTGGCGGAGGGGGCATTAGAGGAGAGTGGCGTTCCGTCCCGCCCGCACACTCGTTGTTTCAAACAGAAAGTGTCTGCCGGCGTCAGCCCGCCGAACACTGACCGGCGACCGCCATCAATGGCGTTTCTCTGTTGTCACATTCCATTCCGTTTCCTTTCTCCCCGGCCGTCTCTTGGACTGTCCTTCAGAGGCTCTCTCAATAGGATTACTGCATAATGAAGCACCCTGCCCCAATAGGGACCTGTCCCAGACCAGCCACACAACAGCAGCTAGCCCCacatccctcaccctctctctctctctctctctctcacttcagaGGGTTCTCTTCACTGAAGGCAGGGAACAATGACCTACTTCATCCTAAGGAATGCCCATCaaccctccgccccccccccccttccacctccacccatcTCCTATACCCCCCAATAATCCAGCCCCTTCTTCCTTGAGCCACCACCACTAgctgcccgccccccccctccctccctccctccctccctccaccttctTAATCTGAACAAAATGAGAGTTCCAGAATTCCAAAGTCttccaaaaaataaagaacctGCCGACGTGCCGGTGCTCCACCAGGCCtttcactgcccccccccccccctcctgtccccaCCAACACACCGCGGCCCTGAGACACAGCCCGGCCCGCCCCCCCATCACACTGGAGCTGCCCTCTGCTTGCTTTTGACATGTTAAGTTCCCATGCTCCctttggagagggagggagggtttgggggggggggggggggggggtggggtcagtACTTTCCCCTCTGAATCTGCCACCAGGATGGAcgaatgcgcacacacagacgcgctcacgcacacacacacacacacacacacacacacacacacacacacacgttcagagTGCCGCTGTCACTTACACTTCAGACTGACAAAccaaagagaggaggaggagggaagaaaaTGAGGGAAGGGACGGATGGGCGAGAGAAGCTTCGTGGcgctttgcttttttttttcttcctcaaaATCCCTACTGTGTCGCCAAGGATACCGGAAACACTGCAGgactccccttcccctccccccttcattaaagcccccccaacacacacacacacacacacacacacacacacacacacacagcgaagtTTGACACCACATTGACAGAGATTAAAACAAAGGACCCCCACACCGCACAGTAGCCACAAGTTTAAAGGCGAAGAAAGGAGAcaagggagtgaggaggaggggaagaggacagAACGAGGCTACACTTCCTCCATTTCCTTTTTATATTACACTAACTAGTTGGAAACACAGTCCCCAAAAAGACTCCCAAACCCTCTCTGGAGTCACGGAATTagacgtgtgcgtgcgtgcgtgcgtgcgtgcgtgcgtgcgtgcgtgcgtgcgtgcgtgcgtgcacacacagggggggggggggtggtctctgGCCCATACATTTGCTGCTGGAGCATGTGAAGCATTATGCATTAGGCATCTTGCATTGTCATTAAAAACAGTTTATGACACACTGCCGCTCGCCAAACGGCCACAGCGCCCAGAGCTGCCTCCAGATTTttccataaaaaaagaaaaaaaaaacacaactgtcCCTGGCCGGTGAGCCGACCGCTCTGTGCGAATGTGGGTGAAAGGTTACGCATAAGAAGGGCACGACTCGTTACAAAATGTAAAGTAATGTTCCCCCCCGAAAAGCTGAACTCTCttcagagtctctctctctatacaccCTAGCCCTGGTACCACGCTGGAGAGAggggctgaccccccccccccccacccttggCCCCAGACCCTTGGCCCCTCCCACTCCAGGCGGTAATTGCATCCTATTTGTGCCAATTAGTCTCTGTGCTTCTACCTTCCCTTATGGGATTCCAACCCCCCTGCTGCTAGCCTGCATAgctaaggatgtgtgtgtgtgtgtgtgtgtgtgtgtgtgtgtgtgtgtgtgtgtgtgtgtgtgtgtgtgtgtgtgtgtgtgtgtgtgtgtgtgtgtgtgtgtgtgtgtgtgtgtgtgtgtgtgcggcctcCTATATAGGAGGGCAATAGGAGCTTTAATCTTCCGTGCTTAAATCCCAGACACAGCCCTGCTCTGTTGGAAGTCAGCGCAACaagacagactgacacacacacacagacagacagacagacaagacggagagacggacggacagagggacagaaagaaGGACCCCAGGGCCAGGACAAACACTGGGGGCAGTGATgaaagcaggggggggggggggggtgttggactATTCTTGGCCCCCTGCTCTTAATTGGCCGTGACTCTCGACCCCTCCAGGCACATGACGGGAGCATGCGTAACGGCGAGCCACAGATCTTCTCAGGAGTGTTATCGGGCATGTATGCGTGTTGGTCTTCTAAGAACGGCATGTATAGGCAGCCTTTAGGTCACAAATAAGGATTAaaccacccacacgcacgcacacactcacactcttcgCCACTCTTCAACATTGGCTCTTATTGtggcagcttttttttttaaagatatacCGCAGCAGTGCTCTTGACGGTGACTCTTTTTGGCCACGCGCTCTCCCCGGCCCCGTCTCTCAACCCCGGACGTGTCCCGGACGACGTGTCCCGGACGGCAGAGAGTCCGGACACCGGGAGCCGGGAGGGAGGAAGTCACAGGAGAGTGGCAACATGAGCACCCCGCCATGTCACCTTATTCAATAAGAGAGTCTGCTCTAATGGCCCAGGTGAAAGAGGGAGCACAGCAGGCCTTTGTGTGTCCCTGGGTTCTAACGGTTCAGGAGTTAGAGAGACCACGGTATGTAGTgagacggggggacgggggggggggggacggggacggggggggacgggggggtggtAGAtgtgaggggggcagggggtggggggggggggaacaatgAAGAGGAGATTAAGTGAAAGTGAAGCCAACGGTTTTCCGAGACGGAGGGGTTGATCTCTCCGTCGTCTTCTGGTTGATGAGGTGAGTGATCGGTGCGCTGTGAGAGAACGGGTTCCCGTGTCCCGCGGTCCGTCGGTGGATTGGGTTCAGTCGGTGAACACCGCCAACCTTAATCTCTCGCCCGATTGGCTGATTGTATGGGAGCGATACCAAGGGTGACAAAAAGGAGAAATCCTGCAAGTAAAGAACTTTCCGAGTGAAGACCGTCGGAGATAAGGAAGAGGATATGGGGAAGACAACATACCGGGAAGTCCAGGGACACAGAGCGCGATAAGAAACAGTTAAAAAAAGGGATGAATTGAGGAAGAAAGGGGATTTTTttgggaggagggatggggggggggggggggggggggtacgcaTGAGATGGGGACAAAGAagtgaggagagaaagaaagagagagagcgagtgagaggggCGAGCAAAGGCTCAAGAAACCACCGCATTCCGACGCGTCACATTCCTGTTCCATCTGGCTgcaattctctccctctccctctctccctccctccctctctccctccctctctctctctcctagcacatatacaaacaagcaaacacgactacacccacacacataaccacatcTCTGGTCATCTCAAAATAACTTTCCCCCCGTGTGGCCCCACAACTATGCGTTcaccggaaaaaaaaaaaaatggaacaaaTCACCATAAAACCAAATATTGAGGACATTGTCCTCCATGCTCCGGGGGACGGACCCGGAGACAGTGGGCGGTAAGGTGCTGTCCCGACCCAGCTAACTGTGCCACCCAGGCGAGGGGGAACCGCGTTGACAGGCCCTGGTGGCGGATGGTATTCCAGGCTGTCCTGCGACCCTGGTGACTCAGCAGCAGCCATATgcaccctcctcccaccccccgcAGCACAGGGAACCCGATCctcgtctcacacacacacacacacacacacacacacacacacacacacacacacacacacacacacacacacacacacacacacacacacacacacacacacacacacacacacacacacacacacacaaataggaaGTGCGGGGTTGAAGCTGGAACCAACAGGTCATGTGTGTGGTCCATCTGGGCGCGTGCACGTGACTCTGAGGCcggatggaggagggggcggggcgaggagagggggagacgctGAGAGACAGGTGGACGAGCCAACAGACACAGACTGAGTGTCTGCGCCGCAGCCAGCGCACTGGCAGGTGGGGGTGTCCGTCAAAACGCCAATTCAGGCAAAAGTTGTGTTGGGACAAGCATGCAGCGCATGGGACAGACCAGCATTGCAGAGGGGGCGTCTGCTGTGTGCCACGGCATTGGGCCGTGGGCCACTTCACGAGTTTCCATCACCGTGCGCGTACGCGTGTACGTGTCGGTAAGCATGTGTCTGATTCTCATTATggactctggtgtgtgtgtgtgtgtgtgtgtgtgtgtgtgtgtgtgtgtgtgtgtgtgtgtgtgtgtgtgtgtgtgtgtgtgtgtgtgtgtgtgtgtgtgtgtgtgtgtgtgtgtgtgtgtgtgtgtgtgtgtgtgtgtgtgtgtgtgtgtgtctctctctctctacttacGGTCGAAGTGCTGGTGTCTCTGCTTGAAGGTGCTCTGCAGGTTGGAGCTGAGCTCGGAGATGGGGGCCTTCAGGTCCGAGTGGCTCTGCTGGCTAagcttctcctccatctccacggTGCAGCAGGAGAAGCCCTGGGGACACACCTTCAGCGGGGCGCCTGGGAGCGGGAGAAggacagggggtggggggggggcaacgtTATAGAGACAGACCTCCCATGGATGCACTCCTCGTTTTCAGTTCGGAGCACGTTTCCATTTTAACAGAGCCAATTCTCGAACAGATTTAAATCATGATGTCTTAAAACACTGCAATGTACAACATTTCAAATTGAGATAAACGATGTTGATAGGAGTGTGGAGCAGCCCTACTTTCCTCTCTGCTTGCAATGGGAATAAATTGAGATGAGCTTATGTGCGAAGAACCAGAAATCACTGATATTGTTTGACAAGGTTTTAAACGCTACCTGTTTTCAATTTCTATCCAGTCAATACATCCCATTTCCTGCTGCAGCCCATCTTGCCAGACCGACACTGTGATCCTGATTATAAGTACAAACATGTCTAAACTCCAAAGTCTGAATCCAAAGGGTTTACTTCAGTGCACTTTACAGTATCAGCCAAGACAAGCATTTGGCTCCCGCCGTCCATCCCTCCACACACGTATGTCTCCGTGGCAGTACTGATGAAAGGAAACGTAAGAACGCAGAACCGGATTTTCTTTCTCTACATCAGTGTTGAGTAGCATGTGCATCGATTGTGTGCCAGAAaccaaatacaaataataataaaaaacaaaaccaaaaaaaattatattgtcATAGTGACAATGAGCGATAAAAGTTTAGTGTCcataaaataagaataatagGCTAGTTGTACTCCAGATGATAAGAATGGGAAGCCTTTGccaaaagataaaataaaacctttttcaaACAACAGACAACGTATCCTAACTTTCCATTGGGGTGCTAGAATCAAAagcatcattaaaaaaaactaaacaaagccTTCAGGGCCCAAAACGACGCTTGCCTCTTGGTCaaaatggagagaaaaaaaaagaagtgagATTACCATCCAATTAACAGGAGGGATAGGTCGAGAAGTATTCAGCGCCGGACAAAATGCCAAGTTGCAGCTGcaataatgttttgttttgaatgtgtCTGTAGGAATTTGGGCAGAACATAGGGGTCCTTTCACTGCATCCAGGCACCAACTGCCTGTTTGGTTTTCCCCCCGCTAGTCGGAGAGAGGCAGTTTGGGGCCTCCTGTACCTCCCCAGTCAGACAGAGGTGGTCCCTGGCTTCTTACTCGGCTCCTGCGGCCATGAATGCTGCCTCCTAACGGGCCCTTTCGTTTCAGTCCAACCGACTTCAATTCAAAGACGACCACAAACTTTTATCTTGGTTGACGGAGGCTTATGTGAATCCAATCGGATTGACCGGGCGGTTCACATGTCACCGGCTAATGTGGATTGATTGAGTCGGTTTCTGATGCATAAAACATAACTATCATTGGGAAGAAGGGAGGTTTGACCACATAGCTCGTGTTAGAACTACGGGTCGAATACCAATCACCGCCTTATATATAAAAAGACACGAGGAATTTCGAAACAACTGCTGCGGCGTGTAGACAGACCTGGGTCGACGCTGGGACATTATAGTTACAAGTGTGGTATGACAGGACTGCCTAAACAGGGCTACAAAGCAGCAGATCCAGGAACAACCCTCGTCCCCCAAACTTGGACTCCTTGGTCTGGGATCCATTCCAAATAAGGCTCAAGTCCCTCTTTCTTCACTCAACCTTTCCAACCCagatctatccatctctctcttgcactctgtctccctcaacTTCCCTCCCCTCAACATatacaccgccccccccccccccgacacacacacacacacacacacacacacacacacacacacacacacacacacacacacacacacacacacacacacgtatatattcAAGCACACACTGAAATAGCCTGATGTGTGCATACACttccgcacgcacacacttggcaGAACCAGCTCAAATGCGTTCACACATCGCATCGCCGCTCAACACACAACTCTTTGTGTCAGCCTAATTGGAGGGAGGGGATAACCTTAAGGCAGTCTAGTGTGAACACGaatacacgcacatgcacacacatacacagaaacacacacacacacacgccccatgCATGGCCCACAGTGAGGGCTCACAGTACTGTGGACTATGTCCACGTGGAAACCAGCGGCACCTCCTACCAACGTACACAAATAAAAGTGAGACGGTCAATATTTCACAGCGGTGTCTGCACAAATGTCACGTTGTTAGCGCGCAGGGATTAGCTCCCCGAAAACCCAGGATTCTTAGCTAATGCACACTTTATGAAAACATCTTGGCAGCCAattcttcacccccccccccccccccccccttcctagtATGAAATGGCACAGACGGCGGTCGAACAGGGCTACGAGTGAGCCAGAACAGGGCTGTGAAAGAACAAGTTCAGCGCTATGAAGACACAGGACAGGGCTAGGAGTGAGGTACAACATGACTACGAGTGAGCTACAACAGGGCTATGAGTGAGCTAGAACAGGGCAACAAGTGAGCTAGAACAGGGCTTCAAGTGACCTACAACATGGGCTATGAGTGAGCTATAACAGGGGCTATGTGCAACCTACAACAGGGCTAGGAGCGACCCAGAACAGCTATGCAGATTGGATTGCTACTCAACAAGTCCTTACTGCATCTCGTCTCAAGTGTTAGCAGTCTCGTCACTTTCTTGTGCTGGCACAAACAGTCTTGGCGCGCTGGTTGCGAGAGTCGAGACCGCTCTTAATTGTTTACTGGCCTCTTTGCGCCCAGGCTTCCCAATAACTGTAAGACCTAATAGGCCTACAGAGCCCCAGAGATGTTGGAGTGTCCACTCGGGAGAGGAGAAAAAGCCCCTGCTATTTTATGGCGGTGAAGACAAGGGAGCGACAGCTTGTTAACAAACATGTGACAGTGTGTCACGGCATTCATCGCCAGTTTGCTGATTCTCTGGCTTTCCTTTGTGGGACACCGAGCAGCCCCTTTTAAAAGGGCTCATAAAATAAGTCACTTCCCTTTTGGCCTTGGCTCGCCTCTCAAACCTCACTCTCAGAGgaaggatggggggggaggtggaaacGCCTCAGACAAAAACCTTGCCGCACCCTCCGCCATCATGTGCCCATGAACCAGGCCGGGCTGGGGCGcaaccacccctccaccacagaCACCCTGTAGGCTTAACCAGCAGGGTCAAAGGTTAACAGCCACTCCTCTGAGCGAGGTCCTGTCCTCTGACCCAGCCCTCAACCACCccaatgcccacacacacacacacacacacacacacacacacacacacacacacacacacacacacacacacacacacacacacacacacacacacacacacacacacacacacacacacacacacacacacacacacacacctgaaagaAAAACCCACACTGAGGCAATTAAGAGCCCCTAAAAAtgtggggacacacacagcacgcttAAATAGAAACTTTAACAGCCAACTCGCTCCAATACCACGTCATAAAAACCCCAGAAGAAGTATTTCTGTAGCCCGCGGAAGTTAAGTCACCACCAAAAGTGCAGAGAGCGGGCTATGGAGGCAGCGCTGGGGTCGAACTCGGCCTCCCAGCCAGCTCCCTCCTCCAGTCGATAATTGAAGGCAGCTACAAGGCTTGGTGGTCTTTGATTGAACCACTTCCCAAAACCAATCACTAGGCAATTGGCATTTAGAAAACTAAAATAAGCTCTTCAAGTAGTTGAGAGGACAGGTTATGGATAAGCACAGCGCTAACACTACAGGGAATGAAGTGAATATAAACCCTGTGGAAGTGGTCAGTAATACGTCTCCACTGATTGATTGGGCTGCAGGCCAAGTGAATTTAGCCGTCAAGGCTGAAAAGACAATTCCTTTTTATTACTAACTCACTGTATTGAAAGGGAATATTTTATTCCCTAAGAACCAAGGTACGAATTACCTAATTATGTGTATCACATGACATCCCTATTTCTAAGTTGAA
The DNA window shown above is from Gadus chalcogrammus isolate NIFS_2021 chromosome 10, NIFS_Gcha_1.0, whole genome shotgun sequence and carries:
- the gpc4 gene encoding glypican-4 — its product is MKKMLVFSALYALVVLFVSIAAEPKTKNCNDVRAAYSSKGFNINDVPNKGVQGAPLKVCPQGFSCCTVEMEEKLSQQSHSDLKAPISELSSNLQSTFKQRHQHFDQFFRELLENAERSLNSMFVRTYGMMYVQNAELFKNFFASLKRYYLLGSAGVDLDAMLSEFWADLLERMLRLVNVQYDFTSSYMECVSRHTDQLQPFGDVPRKLRLQLTRAFVAARTFTRGLALMPDVVNRVSTVTASPSCVRASMKMLYCPYCSGQVALKPCQNYCLNVMRGCLANQADLDTEWNNFVDAMLGLADRLEGPFNFESVMDPIDVKISEAIMNMQENSMQVSQKIFQGCGQPRPAKVARTQRSVKETGFTGRFRPYSPDARPTTAAGTSLDRLTTDVKKKLKFAKKFWSTLPDTVCDGERIAPGDECWNGTAKSRYDAIVIGNGLANQVSNPDVEVDITRPDVVIRSQIAVLKEMTSWLKAAHSGNDISFDTGDEASGAEGSGSGCDSPTCETDRDIYFSTPANPVVPRVHMVVVKEKSTAHRATLGSWALAACGLALLAPHWR